The following are from one region of the bacterium genome:
- a CDS encoding ABC transporter substrate-binding protein — MKHTMRWIAVLVCAALAGIGGAGAAGAQTPPKFSIMVGGLEKIIYLPGMLAQRLGYYKDAGVNVTLLDEGAGVSAEDEMLAGRVDAVGGFYDHTIDLQSKGKILEAVVIWDRVPGEVVVVSNRSGIKSLADLKGKHIGVTGIGSSTNFLASYFVTKGGGSQGQYTPVPVGAGNTLIAAMQQNRIEAAVTTEPTVSRLMKMGVAHVLVDMRTAAGTRAALGGTYPAACLYMKSDFVNSHRDAVQRVVTAYVRTLKFLQTHSAAQVAEQMPEDYYVGDKPLYLTALGASMNMFSPNGMMPPDGPPTVLKVLAAFNKDLDPGKVELKKTYTDEFVQGALAKIK, encoded by the coding sequence ATGAAGCATACGATGCGGTGGATCGCCGTTCTGGTCTGCGCGGCCCTTGCCGGGATCGGCGGCGCCGGAGCGGCCGGCGCGCAGACCCCGCCGAAGTTCAGCATCATGGTGGGCGGGCTCGAGAAGATCATCTACCTGCCCGGGATGCTGGCGCAGCGGCTGGGCTACTACAAGGACGCCGGCGTCAACGTCACGCTGCTCGACGAGGGCGCGGGCGTGTCGGCGGAGGACGAGATGCTGGCCGGACGGGTCGACGCGGTCGGCGGATTCTACGACCACACGATCGACCTGCAGTCGAAGGGCAAGATCCTCGAGGCCGTCGTCATCTGGGACCGCGTCCCGGGCGAGGTCGTCGTCGTCTCCAACCGGTCCGGGATCAAATCGCTCGCGGACCTCAAGGGCAAGCACATCGGCGTGACCGGCATCGGCTCCTCGACCAACTTCCTGGCCTCGTACTTCGTCACGAAGGGCGGCGGCTCGCAGGGGCAGTACACGCCCGTTCCGGTCGGCGCCGGCAACACGCTGATCGCCGCGATGCAGCAGAACCGCATCGAAGCGGCCGTCACCACCGAGCCGACGGTCTCGCGCCTCATGAAAATGGGCGTGGCGCACGTCCTGGTCGACATGCGAACCGCGGCGGGCACGCGCGCGGCCCTCGGCGGCACCTATCCGGCCGCATGTCTCTATATGAAGTCGGACTTTGTGAACAGCCACCGCGACGCGGTGCAGCGTGTCGTCACGGCGTATGTGCGGACGCTCAAGTTCCTCCAGACGCACTCCGCCGCGCAGGTGGCCGAGCAGATGCCGGAAGACTACTACGTGGGTGACAAGCCGCTCTACCTGACCGCGCTCGGCGCGAGCATGAACATGTTCAGCCCGAACGGCATGATGCCGCCGGACGGCCCGCCGACCGTGCTGAAAGTGCTCGCGGCCTTCAACAAGGACCTGGATCCGGGCAAGGTCGAGCTCAAGAAGACCTACACGGACGAGTTCGTGCAGGGCGCGCTGGCGAAGATCAAGTAG